The proteins below come from a single Cricetulus griseus strain 17A/GY chromosome 6, alternate assembly CriGri-PICRH-1.0, whole genome shotgun sequence genomic window:
- the LOC113836417 gene encoding uncharacterized protein C11orf91 homolog has protein sequence MPKGRRGSQNPKMSQRPAPPLYFPSLYDRGISSSPLSDFNIWKKLFVPLKAGGAPAGGVAGIAGVRPLPLAPPATVPPPPPGLGPPSERPCPPPWPSGLAPIPYEPLRFFYSPPPGPEMATSALVPGSTTPWLASASHPEELCELEIRIKELELLTITGDGFDSQRYKFLKALKDEKLQGLKTTRQPGKSASVS, from the exons ATGCCGAAGGGGCGGCGCGGCAGCCAGAACCCCAAGATGAGCCAGCGGCCGGCCCCACCCCTCTACTTCCCGTCGCTCTACGACCGGGGCATCTCGTCGTCTCCGCTGAGCGACTTTAACATCTGGAAGAAGCTCTTCGTGCCGCTGAAGGCGGGCGGGGCGCCGGCGGGCGGGGTGGCGGGGATAGCGGGGGTCCGACCCCTGCCTTTGGCACCCCCAGCCACGGTGCCTCCGCCGCCGCCTGGCTTGGGTCCCCCCAGCGAGCGCCCGTGCCCTCCGCCTTGGCCGTCCGGTCTGGCCCCTATACCCTACGAGCCTCTGCGTTTCTTCTACTCGCCGCCGCCAGGGCCCGAGATGGCAACATCAGCCCTGGTCCCCGGCTCCACGACCCCCTGGCTCGCCTCCGCCTCCCACCCTGAGGAGCTGTGCGAGCTAGAGATCCGGATTAAGGAGCTGGAGCTGCTCACCATCACTGGAGACGGCTTCGACTCCCAGCGCT ATAAATTCCTGAAGGCGCTGAAAGATGAAAAATTACAAGGACTGAAGACGACCAGGCAACCTGGAAAGTCGGCCTCCGTCTCCTGA
- the Cd59 gene encoding CD59 glycoprotein isoform X1, protein MEVQRLLILPLLLLAALCSTGVSLKCYSCLDPVASCRTNATCSVNVDSCLVAVSGRQIYQQCWKFSECDAKTLLHKLGLASVEYRCCQVDLCNKNLKGGGNEGGNGEGSKATSLSGKTVLLGTSVLAAIWKLCL, encoded by the exons ATGGAAGTTCAAAGGCTACTCATCTTACCCCTGCTTCTTCTGGCTGCCCTCTGTTCTACAG GTGTTAGCCTCAAATGCTACAGCTGTTTAGACCCAGTTGCCTCATGCAGAACGAATGCCACTTGTTCAGTTAACGTGGATTCCTGTCTGGTAGCTGTATCAG GAAGACAAATCTATCAACAGTGTTGGAAATTTTCAGAGTGCGATGCCAAGACCCTTTTGCACAAATTAGGCCTGGCAAGTGTAGAATACAGATGCTGCCAGGTGGACCTATGTAACAAAAATCTcaaaggaggaggaaatgaaggaggaaatgGCGAGGGTTCAAAAGCCACCTCCTTATCCGGGAAGACTGTGTTGCTGGGGACCTCAGTTCTGGCAGCCATCTGGAAGCTGTGTCTCTAA